TATTTACATGTCGATCTGCTGGCTGATGCTCGCCGAAATCTGACTCGCGCCGAATCCAACTCTAAACGTCCAGCACGGGCTGCCCAACGTACATCTGTAGCACCTGGCTTTGCACCTTGATCGCGCGAATCAGCACCCACACCTGCTCCTGCGAGAACTTCTCTGGATCGGAACCGGCGAGTTCTTCCAACTCTTGCGTCATCGCCGCGTGCTGATCGGTCGCCAACTGCATCTTCAGCGACGTCGACTGGCAGGCCGACTTCAACTTCGCGTCGTCCTGCAGAAACTCGAGATCCGCGTGATCGTTCGCCAGCAACAAGCAAATCCGGGCGACGTCTTGCGGCGAGGCGTCGGGCTCCAACGCTTTGACGCGTTGAGCCAATTCGTGGCAATTCATTAGGCGATTCTCCGGGGACGCAGGGCCGGCCAATTCGAGTGCTCTTCAGTCGATTTCCGAAAACTCTGCGGAACCTTAGGTCACGAACCTGAAGCCCTGCGGAACGCTCCTTTGCGTCATACCGCGAGCCTGCCGCAGGCGTTCGCATCGGGCCGGTTATGCGACGCTCGCCGCCGCTAGACAATCGGCCTGTTGCCGCCGTAAAACGGCGATGTTGCGGCAATCGGGCGTTCCCATTCCCGATGTTGCAATTGTGAAACACCAGCCTGAATGTGGTGTTTGACGAATCGACACCCCCCGAACGGCGGCCCCCCGGCGGCAGCCCGAGCCCTCCATCGATCACGAGCAAGATATGGCCCTCCTCGGCGTTAACATCGACCACGTCGCCACCGTCCGCGAAGCCCGCAAGACGAACGAGCCCGATCCCGTGTGGGCTGCGTCGCTGGCTGAACTCGGCGGCGCCGACGGCATCACGCTGCACCTTCGTGAAGATCGCCGCCACATCCAAGAACGCGACCTGCATCTGCTCAGCCAGACGGTGACGGTGAAGCTCAACCTTGAGCTCGCCTGCGACGACGACGTGTTGAAGATCGCCTGCCAGGCCAAGCCGTTCCAAGCGACGCTCGTCCCGGAACGCCGCGAGGAAGTGACGACCGAAGGAGGCCTCGACGCCGCAGGGCAGGGGGCCCGCGTCGGCGACGCGGTGAAGCGGCTCCGCGACGCCGGCATCGTCGTGAGCCTGTTCCTCGATCCCGATCCAAAACAAATCGAAGCCGCCGCGAAGATGGGCGCCCAGGCCGTCGAACTCCATACCGGGGCTTACGCCCACGCTACGGCGAAGTTTGCCGGCGAGGACGAACTGGCAGCGCTCACAGTAGCCGCGAAGCACATCGTCGACGCCGGCCTTACGCTACACGCGGGCCACGGCCTCACCTACCGCAACGTGAAGCCAGTGGCCGCGATCCCCGACATGTGCGAGCTCAACATCGGCCACAGCATCATCGCCCGCGCGATCATGGTTGGCCTGGAGCAAGCTGTTCGGGATATGAAGCGGCTGATATCCGAACCCCGCTAGCCTGCCAAGGAAAATGCTTTAACCGCCAAGAGTGCCAAGGGAGTACAAATTCAGTTTAGTGGAACCCCAGATGCACGCCGATGAACGCAAATGAGGGCAGGGCAGGATTTGAAGGCACGAGATCCACGCCAATTTGCGTGTATCGGCGTGCATCGGCGGTTCCAAGTTCCGCTGTTTGCATTCACTTGGCGCTTTTGGCGTCCTTGGCGGTTCAATTCCGCGGGCATCGCGGCAATCCTCGGATTGCGTTTACCCGCCGCTCCAATGATGATAAGGAGCCCTGTCCAGCGTGACGTGACGCAACGAGCGCAGCCTGGGACAGAATCGCTTTCGGCTACTCTGAGTGATGTCGCAACACGCCCCGCCCCGCGCCAACTCGTCCGCGAGAGGCGCTAGCGCAGATCTCTCGCTTCCGCTCTGGAAGCGGCGACTCTACACGCTCGTGCCGGCGTTCGACTCGCTCCGCACCTACACGCCCAACTCGTTCCGCCGAGACCTCATCGCCGGCATCACCGTCGCCGCGGTTGCGGTGCCGCAGGCGATGGCCTACGCCAGCATCTTCGGCATGCCGGTGCAGTACGGCCTCTACACGGCAATCGTGATGACCGCCGTCGGCGCCTTGCTCGATTCGTCGAAGCAACTCATCAACGGCCCGACCAATGCCATTTCGATCGCCATGCTTAGCGCGCTGGCGTTCGTTCCCTCGGATCAACGTATTCCCGCCGCGATGCTGATGGCGGCCCTCATTGGGCTGTTTCAAACCGGCATCACGCTGCTAAGGCTCGGCGACCTCTCGCGATTCATCTCGCACGCCGTCATCGTCGGCTTCACCGCCGGCGCCTCGGTGCTGCTGGTCCTCGATCAGCTAAAGAACGTTCTCGGCCTGAAGGCCCAGGGTGAGCATCACGATCACTTCGTGAAACGCTGGATCCTCACGATGTACTACGGCGGGCCCGTTCATCTGCCGACCATGTACGTCGCGCTTGGGACGATTGCCGTCGCACTCGGCTTGCGCTGGATCAATCGTCGCTACAAGCTCGCCTTGCCGGAACTGCTGCTGGCGATCATCGCGGCGGGCTTGGCCGTCTGGCACTGGGAACTCGCCGACCAAGGGGTGAAGCTGATCGACAAGGTGCCGCGGATTCTGCCTCACTTCGAGTCGCCCCAGTGGGATTGGGGGCTGATTCGCCAACTCGCCCCCAGCGCCGCGGCCGTGGGCATGCTTGGCCTGCTCGAAGCGATCGCCATGGCGAAAAGTATCGCGGCGAAGACCGAACAAAAACTCGACATCAATCAGCAGTGCCTTAGCGAAGGACTCGCCAACCTCACCGGCAGCTTCTTCCAGTGCTTCCCTGGTTCCGGATCGCTCACCCGGTCGTATATCAACCACCAGGCCGGCGCGGCGACGCAGTGGTCTGGCGTGATTTGCGCGGCCATGGTCGGCCTGACGATTCTCCTGTTCGCGCCGCTCGCGCAGTTCATTCCGAAGGCCGCCCTCGCCGGCGTCCTGATGGTCACCGCGACCCGGATGGTCGACGTCGCCGGCATTCGCTACCACTGCCGGGCGACCAAGTTCGACGCGATCATCGTTGCCGCGACGGCCCTCTCGGCAGTCCTGGTCTCGGTCGAATTTTGCATCCTCGTCGGCACGATTCTTTCGTTCCTGATGTACGTTCCCCGCGCGGCCCGCGTGGAAATGCAGGAACTTGTCATTACCTCCAATCACCGCATCCGCGAACGCAACGACGAGGATGTGCCGAGCGACCAGTTGCGGATCTATAACTTCGAAGGCGAGCTATTTTTCGGCTCGTCGCCGGAGTTTGAATCGCATCTGGAGCAGATCGAAGAGGAAATCGACGACCAGCTGCGGATCCTCATCCTCCGTGTGAAGCACCTTCGCAACCCCGACGCTGTCTGCATGCACCTGCTCGCCGAGTTCATCGCAGAGACGGAAGCCCGGGGCGTGGTGGTCTGTCTCACAGGCGTCCGCGGCGGGTTCTACGCGACGCTGAAGAAGGTGGGCATCGTCGAACTGCTGGGTGACGAACGCGTCTTCCGCGAAGTGCCCCGCGACTGGACCAGCACTGTCGCCGCCATCGAATGGGCGCACCGCCAACTAGGCGACGAACTGAGCGGCGGCGCCCTCCCGCCCGACGAAGAATCGGTCGCCGTTCGCGACTGGCACTTCACCATCTAGCCGCGTCGCAACGCGACGCAGTAGCCGCGGTCAACGACCCGCCGGAGCGGCGCACATAAACGCTATAGAGCCAAGGCAAAGAGTAGTACGCGGATTTTCACGGGTTTAACGGATCTGCGCGGATGCAAAACGGCCTGACGCGGTGATGCCTCGGCACTCATAACAATCCGCGCTCATCCGCTTAATCAGCGAAAATCCGCGTCCCATTCGTTCTTTAGCGTCAGTGAAGTCTCACAAGAGTTACCCGCGGATCGACTCGACGCACTTTTCAGCCACCCACTCCGGCAGCCCATGCGATTCGCTGAACCGCAGCACGTAGGATTCAAGTTCACGAATCCGTGAGGGGAAAATATCACCCTGCACCAGAATGTCGGCGCCTGGATCAGCGTCGATGTAGATCAAAGTTCGACCATCGTCGTGTCGTCGAACGATCAGCTTCTCGGCAACATAGCCGCCGTGTTGCACGCTTGTGCGGCAGGCTGAACCGATTTCGGGCCATTCGACCGGGTCGAGCTCGATCTTCAATCCACTCGACAACCGGATGGTCATGATCCGTGACACCATACTCCACTCCCCTTGTGCTAAAGGCTCGCGGGTGATCCAGAAGAGATTTGCATTTTACGAGCGGCAGCAAACAAACCAAACGAATTCGCGAATTTGCCGCAATTTTCGCAAATTAAACCAGCATGACTTTTCGGAAGAGCAGCGTTGGCAACCTGCAGTGCAGGACCGCACGTTGCCAACGCGTTTGATCTCGTCAGACCGATGAGCGGCTGATATCGTCACTCCTTCCCGCCACTGTCGACACAATCGGAGCGGCGGAACGAGGCGACGGTTACAATCGCGGTTGCTGGCATTGCAACTCGCGTGCCCGGTCATCGAGAACCGATTTTGTCGGTTGCAGCATGGCCGGCGCGGAAATCTGTGGGAGGGGTCTCCGACCCCGAAGCAGCGCGGAGCTGTTGAAACCGCTCGTGGTGGTGACCGGAATCGGCGTCGGAGACGCCTCCCACAAGCAGTCTCGGCAATTTCATTAGGCACTTCGAATAGATGCAACTAGGAGCGAGTGAACGGATGACGGAGACGGAGGGGGTACAGGAACAAGTATCGTTGGGGCAGACTCTCGCGCGGCAACTGCCGCCGCTCGATCCACAGGCGGCCGCGTCGGCGCCCCCTGTCGCCGGCGCCGTCACGCGGGCGATGAAGTGGCTCGGCGACGAAATCGAAAAACTCCTCGGCGTTGCCAAGGGGGGCGACTGCGACGCCTTCCTCACCGTGTTCGAAGACGTCCGCCGCCGCGCTCGCGCGCTGGAGCCGGTTGTTCAGCAACTCCGCCCCCGTTGGGTTGCATCGGGTTCTACTGCCGCCGACGTCGACGACGGCAGCGAAGCCGTCGGCCATCTCGGCCACTACCAATGGTGCCGCCAGGTGATCCTTACCGTTTGGGCCGCGGCGATGCCGAAGAAGCTCAAGGCCGCCATCGCAGCGAGCAACGGCGCGCTCGTCGACTTCGACGTCGCCCCGCTGAAGGCCCACTGGCCAAGCGTCCGCGCCGCACTCGATGCGCTCCCAGAGATCAACGCCTCAAAGTTCCACACCGCGATGGAAGCCGAGCTCCGCACGATGACGAATGCGCCGACCGTGGCGCCCGTCGCGAAGCCGAAGCCGGGCGAAATTCCGCGTGAGCACCTCAGCCGACCGATCGGCAAGGCCGAGGCCGCTAAGCTCCACAGCGGCGCCAGCGTCCCCGACCCTGCCGCCTACTTCCGCGACCTGGTCGCGCAGAACTTGATGAAGCCGCCGATCGTCAACGGCCGCAGCTTGCAGTTTGACGTCCGCGACTTCCCGGCGAGCAAGCGGGAGTCGATGCGGTAGGATTTCGCGAGCCAGTTGGTCCCGCGGGATGGTATGAGGTTTGCCAAGGAAGCTCTCATGCGCAAACCCCAAGCCATCCCGCCATCCACTGCGGACGAGCAACTCCCGCAGCTCGCGCCAGAATTGCAGCTACTCGCCGACTGGATGGACGGCGTCTTCCGCGTGCCGGGCGTCGGCTGGCGGTTTGGGCTCGATGCGATTCTCGGGTTCATCCCCGGCATCGGCGACACGGCCACCTCGGTCGCCTCGCTCTATATCCTCACCGCGGCGCATCGCTACGGCGTGACGCGGACGACGCTGCTGCGCATGGCGCTCAACGTCGTGCTCGACGCCGTCGTCGGGGCGATCCCGCTGATCGGCGACATTTTCGACGTCTACTGGAAATCGAACCAGCGAAACGTTGCCATCCTCAAGCGGCACATGCTCGCCGTACCGGCCGAGCAACGCCACTTGCAGCGAGCCGACCGCTGGTTCGTCGTGCTGCTGGTGACGGTGCTCGCCCTGCTGCTGATCGGTAGCGTCATCGTCGCCGCCATGCTGCTTACATGGCTAATAAGAACCCTCGCCCAAGCTTTCTAATCTCGTTCCCACGCTCTGCGTGGGAACGCCCTCTCCCGACGCTCCGCGTCGCGCATTGTCCGCCGTTTCGCAAGAATGCCGCAGAGCGGCGACAACGCCATTCCCACGCGGAGCGTGGGAACGAGGGGCAGCAGGGCTCCACCCAATTGCACGCCAGCCCCCGTCGCCGTATCATTGCCCCCCACGGCGCAACTTGCGCCTTTCATTGCTTGGCTTGCGCAAACGTAAGGAGAATTCTGCTCGATGAGCACCAAAGGAGAAGCATTCGCCGGCCTGTCGGTCGCGGTAGTCACGCCATTCAAGGGAGATGAGGTCGACTACGACGCCTTCCGTGCTCAGATCGAGTTCCAGATCGATGCGGGAACCAACTGCATTTGCCCCGTCGGCACCACCGGCGAATCGCCGACGCTGACCCACCCCGAACACGAACGGGTCATCAACTTCGTTTGCGAAGTCGCGAACAAGCGGATCAAGGTGATGCCGGGCGTCGGCTCGAATAGCACCGCCGAAGCCCTCCGCCTCACCAAAGTCGCCGAAGCCGCCGGCGCCGACGCCGCGCTGCAGGTCGCCCCGTACTACAACAAGCCGACCCAGGAAGGCTTTTACCAGCACTTCAAGCGGATCGCCGAAGAGTCGGGCCTGCCGCAGTGCATTTACAACATCCCCGGCCGTACCGGGAAGAATGTCGAGCCCGAGACAATCATCCGCCTCGCCGAACTCCAGAACGTGACGATGGTCAAGGAAGCGACCGGTTCGCTCGACCAAGCGTCGACAATTCTCGGCGCCACGAACCTCACCGTCCTTAGCGGCGACGACAGCCTCACCCTCCCGCTGATGGCCGTCGGCGCCCGCGGCATCATCTCGGTGGTTGGCAACATCGTCCCGCGTGACATGATCGCGCTCATCGACGCCGTCGACCGCGGCGACCTCGTGCAAGCGCTCAAGTGGCACCGCAAGCTGTTCCAACTCTGCCGTGACATGCTGGGCCTCTCGACGAACCCGATCCCGCTCAAGGCCGCGATGAAGATGCTCGGCCGCGACACGGGCGAGATGCGGCTGCCGATGACGCCGCTCGAACCGGGGCAAGAGGCTTCGCTGCGCAAGACGCTGACCGCCTACGGGTTGCTGTAGTCGCACTTAGCCCCCGGTCACTGACCGGGGGCTAAACCGCGGCGGAATCGATCGTCGCTCCACGATTATCAGCTCGAGTGATCTGCATCGCGTGGCCTTGCCACGCCGTCATCGCGCGCATGCGGGTGACGATCTCGTCCGCGTGCGCCTCATCGGCCGCAAACGCGAACACCGTCGGCCCCCACGACGATTGCCCGACGCCTCGCACGCCGAGGCTGCGGAGCGTCTCAACGCACGCCGCGATCTCTGCGGAGGCATATGGCCCGCCTTGGACGCTCGCGAAGCACTCGCCCGCGAGGCGGCCGTACTCGAAGAGCGCTTCCCCGAACGAGGTGAGATCGCGATTCCACGTTGCCGGCAGGATCGACTGTTCGGCGAGTTGAGCGAGCCGTGCCGTCGTCGCAGCGGGAACCGGCGGCAACTGGCCGAACGCGCTCACTTCAGGCTCACCGCTCAGCCCCGCCGAAGTCGATGCGGCGACGAGGATGACTCGCCATTCGGCTGGAACTTCCACGCGCTGGGCTAATCTTCCCAATGGCTCGTTAGGCAGGCTGCCGAGTTCGTAGAGCAGTCCGCCCTGCAAGAACCCGTGGCAGCCGATTGCGCTGCGTCGACCGCGGCCGACCATCGCGGCGAGGTCCTCGGCACTGGCCGGCGCGAGGTCGTAGAGCGATCGAACACCCGCGGCAACCGCGAGGGCAAGTTGGGTGCCGCTGCCGAGGCCTTGGTGGGGTGGGATCGAGTCGAGAACCTCGATGTGGAGGGCTT
This sequence is a window from Lacipirellula parvula. Protein-coding genes within it:
- a CDS encoding pyridoxine 5'-phosphate synthase; translation: MALLGVNIDHVATVREARKTNEPDPVWAASLAELGGADGITLHLREDRRHIQERDLHLLSQTVTVKLNLELACDDDVLKIACQAKPFQATLVPERREEVTTEGGLDAAGQGARVGDAVKRLRDAGIVVSLFLDPDPKQIEAAAKMGAQAVELHTGAYAHATAKFAGEDELAALTVAAKHIVDAGLTLHAGHGLTYRNVKPVAAIPDMCELNIGHSIIARAIMVGLEQAVRDMKRLISEPR
- a CDS encoding SulP family inorganic anion transporter; amino-acid sequence: MSQHAPPRANSSARGASADLSLPLWKRRLYTLVPAFDSLRTYTPNSFRRDLIAGITVAAVAVPQAMAYASIFGMPVQYGLYTAIVMTAVGALLDSSKQLINGPTNAISIAMLSALAFVPSDQRIPAAMLMAALIGLFQTGITLLRLGDLSRFISHAVIVGFTAGASVLLVLDQLKNVLGLKAQGEHHDHFVKRWILTMYYGGPVHLPTMYVALGTIAVALGLRWINRRYKLALPELLLAIIAAGLAVWHWELADQGVKLIDKVPRILPHFESPQWDWGLIRQLAPSAAAVGMLGLLEAIAMAKSIAAKTEQKLDINQQCLSEGLANLTGSFFQCFPGSGSLTRSYINHQAGAATQWSGVICAAMVGLTILLFAPLAQFIPKAALAGVLMVTATRMVDVAGIRYHCRATKFDAIIVAATALSAVLVSVEFCILVGTILSFLMYVPRAARVEMQELVITSNHRIRERNDEDVPSDQLRIYNFEGELFFGSSPEFESHLEQIEEEIDDQLRILILRVKHLRNPDAVCMHLLAEFIAETEARGVVVCLTGVRGGFYATLKKVGIVELLGDERVFREVPRDWTSTVAAIEWAHRQLGDELSGGALPPDEESVAVRDWHFTI
- a CDS encoding DUF4112 domain-containing protein; this translates as MRKPQAIPPSTADEQLPQLAPELQLLADWMDGVFRVPGVGWRFGLDAILGFIPGIGDTATSVASLYILTAAHRYGVTRTTLLRMALNVVLDAVVGAIPLIGDIFDVYWKSNQRNVAILKRHMLAVPAEQRHLQRADRWFVVLLVTVLALLLIGSVIVAAMLLTWLIRTLAQAF
- the dapA gene encoding 4-hydroxy-tetrahydrodipicolinate synthase, which encodes MSTKGEAFAGLSVAVVTPFKGDEVDYDAFRAQIEFQIDAGTNCICPVGTTGESPTLTHPEHERVINFVCEVANKRIKVMPGVGSNSTAEALRLTKVAEAAGADAALQVAPYYNKPTQEGFYQHFKRIAEESGLPQCIYNIPGRTGKNVEPETIIRLAELQNVTMVKEATGSLDQASTILGATNLTVLSGDDSLTLPLMAVGARGIISVVGNIVPRDMIALIDAVDRGDLVQALKWHRKLFQLCRDMLGLSTNPIPLKAAMKMLGRDTGEMRLPMTPLEPGQEASLRKTLTAYGLL
- a CDS encoding beta-ribofuranosylaminobenzene 5'-phosphate synthase family protein; protein product: MTISTPSRLHFGLLRFEQTDGPSFGGLGMMIAEPRCTLRLATSTEWQATGPDAERALAHARQSLEHLVAAGQRPAGAYQQTPQALHIEVLDSIPPHQGLGSGTQLALAVAAGVRSLYDLAPASAEDLAAMVGRGRRSAIGCHGFLQGGLLYELGSLPNEPLGRLAQRVEVPAEWRVILVAASTSAGLSGEPEVSAFGQLPPVPAATTARLAQLAEQSILPATWNRDLTSFGEALFEYGRLAGECFASVQGGPYASAEIAACVETLRSLGVRGVGQSSWGPTVFAFAADEAHADEIVTRMRAMTAWQGHAMQITRADNRGATIDSAAV